One genomic segment of Streptomyces niveus includes these proteins:
- a CDS encoding methyltransferase domain-containing protein has translation MFEERRIALAEAMAERDGWPADSPWVRAAVDAVPRHSFAPDTLWRWDGDSYVAVSRATEPEQWAAEVYGGPGDPAVTQVGDGRATSSLSCQSVVVDMLDSLMPEPGHRVLELGTGTGWNAALLARRAGPGQVTSVEADPGLAATARARLEAAGAGVTVVTGDGGLGHAPGGPYDRVESTYAVETVPWEWVAQTRPGGRIVTPWGRMGHVTLTVAADGLSATGWVQGLALFMPARGAPARLGWPEVRGHDPAEDEGTHTLDLTRLADPHLLFALRVLLPDVEIVLGDRDGPVAWVHDGRSSWATLTASASGPGAAFQGGPRRLLEEIGTAVARWEHHDRPDLYDFGMTRTPDSQYVWSHDSETGPRWAAVAGLGQPVG, from the coding sequence GTGTTCGAGGAGCGGCGGATCGCGCTCGCCGAGGCGATGGCGGAGCGGGACGGCTGGCCCGCGGACTCGCCATGGGTGCGGGCGGCGGTCGACGCCGTTCCCCGGCACTCCTTCGCACCGGACACGCTGTGGCGCTGGGACGGCGACAGCTACGTCGCGGTGAGCCGCGCGACGGAGCCCGAGCAGTGGGCGGCCGAGGTCTACGGCGGCCCGGGTGATCCCGCCGTCACACAGGTGGGAGACGGACGCGCCACGTCCAGCCTGTCCTGTCAGTCCGTCGTGGTGGACATGCTCGACTCCCTGATGCCGGAGCCCGGCCACCGGGTCCTGGAGCTCGGTACCGGCACCGGCTGGAACGCCGCGCTGCTCGCCCGTCGCGCCGGGCCGGGGCAGGTGACCAGCGTGGAGGCCGACCCCGGCCTCGCGGCGACGGCGCGTGCCCGGCTGGAGGCCGCGGGGGCGGGTGTCACCGTGGTCACCGGGGACGGGGGGCTCGGTCACGCGCCGGGTGGCCCGTACGACCGGGTCGAGTCGACGTACGCCGTGGAGACCGTCCCGTGGGAGTGGGTGGCCCAGACCCGGCCCGGTGGACGGATCGTCACCCCGTGGGGCCGTATGGGGCATGTCACCCTCACCGTCGCGGCCGACGGGCTCTCCGCCACGGGCTGGGTCCAGGGGCTCGCCCTGTTCATGCCCGCCCGTGGCGCTCCGGCCCGCCTCGGCTGGCCGGAGGTTCGCGGCCACGACCCCGCCGAGGACGAGGGCACCCACACCCTCGACCTGACGCGACTGGCCGACCCGCACCTGTTGTTCGCGCTGCGGGTGCTCCTGCCGGACGTGGAGATCGTCCTCGGGGACCGGGACGGACCGGTGGCCTGGGTGCACGACGGCCGTTCCTCCTGGGCGACCCTGACCGCGTCCGCGTCCGGACCGGGCGCCGCCTTCCAGGGTGGGCCACGGCGCCTTCTCGAGGAGATCGGGACGGCCGTCGCCCGTTGGGAGCACCACGACCGGCCGGATCTCTACGACTTCGGCATGACGCGCACCCCGGACAGCCAGTACGTGTGGAGCCACGACAGCGAGACCGGGCCCCGGTGGGCGGCGGTCGCGGGGCTTGGTCAGCCGGTCGGTTGA
- a CDS encoding EamA family transporter, whose protein sequence is MEESRTAAAGAVVAVPEAVGVAAGPPAEKGRRTLGPVALVVGGMLSVQFGAAIAVLLMPRAGAVGVVTLRLLLAAIVLLVVCRPRVRGHSRADWGTVLVFGAVLAAMNLLFYQAADRIPLGAAVTLEVLGPLTLSVIASRRLGNLLWAGLALGGVVLLSGGGFDRLDPVGAAFALAAGAMWAAYIVFSARTGQRFPQADGLALAMAFGAVLTLPLGIVDAGSKLLVPSTIGLGLAVALMSSVLPYTLELLALRRLPASTFAILMSGEPALAAMAGFLVLHQDLSLTDALAIALVIMASMGAVQAHAGKRRARREELATEEPAPGEPAPDALRTGGERTGR, encoded by the coding sequence GTGGAGGAGTCGCGTACCGCGGCCGCAGGCGCCGTCGTGGCGGTACCCGAGGCCGTGGGGGTGGCCGCCGGGCCGCCGGCGGAGAAGGGGCGGCGCACGCTCGGGCCCGTCGCGCTCGTCGTCGGGGGCATGCTCTCCGTGCAGTTCGGCGCCGCCATCGCCGTGCTGCTGATGCCGCGGGCCGGCGCGGTCGGTGTGGTGACGCTGCGGCTCCTGCTCGCCGCGATCGTGCTGCTCGTGGTCTGCCGGCCCAGGGTCCGCGGTCACTCCCGCGCAGACTGGGGCACGGTGCTCGTCTTCGGCGCCGTACTGGCCGCCATGAACCTCCTCTTCTACCAGGCCGCCGACCGCATCCCGCTGGGCGCAGCCGTGACCTTGGAGGTCCTCGGGCCGCTGACCCTCTCCGTCATCGCCTCCCGCAGGCTCGGGAACCTCCTGTGGGCCGGCCTCGCGCTCGGCGGTGTGGTGCTGCTCAGCGGCGGCGGGTTCGACCGGCTCGACCCGGTGGGCGCGGCGTTCGCGCTGGCGGCGGGCGCGATGTGGGCGGCGTACATCGTCTTCAGTGCCCGGACCGGGCAGCGCTTCCCGCAGGCCGACGGGCTCGCGCTGGCCATGGCCTTCGGCGCCGTCCTCACCCTGCCGCTCGGCATCGTCGACGCCGGCTCGAAGCTGCTGGTGCCTTCCACGATCGGGCTCGGGCTCGCGGTGGCGCTGATGTCGTCCGTCCTGCCGTACACCCTGGAACTGCTGGCGCTGCGGCGGCTGCCCGCGTCGACGTTCGCGATCCTGATGAGCGGCGAGCCGGCCCTCGCCGCCATGGCCGGCTTCCTCGTGCTGCATCAGGACCTCTCCCTCACCGACGCGCTGGCGATCGCGCTGGTCATCATGGCGAGCATGGGCGCCGTCCAGGCGCACGCGGGCAAACGCAGGGCGCGACGCGAGGAGTTGGCCACCGAGGAGCCCGCACCGGGGGAGCCCGCACCGGACGCCCTGCGGACGGGCGGGGAAAGGACCGGCCGGTAA
- a CDS encoding TIGR03084 family metal-binding protein, translated as MSDPAAPVLDDLRSESEEVDRLVAELDDGSWSLPTPAAGWTVAHQIAHLAWTDTASLLAVTDEAAFADMAAKALAAPDSFVDEGAEAGAALPPDQLLAHWREGRERLHRALRSAPPGARFPWYGPPMSAPSMATARLMETWAHGQDIADALGVRREPTARLRHVAWIGVRARDYAYLVRGEQPPAAPFRVELTGPEGQLWTYGPEDADQRVTGPALDFCLLVTQRAHRADLDVRAEGPDAGRWLDIAQAFAGPAGPGRPPKGA; from the coding sequence GTGTCCGACCCTGCCGCGCCAGTCCTCGACGATCTGCGCAGCGAGAGTGAGGAAGTCGATCGGCTCGTGGCCGAGTTGGACGACGGGAGCTGGTCGCTCCCGACCCCGGCGGCCGGCTGGACCGTCGCCCACCAGATCGCTCATCTGGCCTGGACCGACACCGCGTCGCTGCTCGCCGTGACCGACGAGGCCGCCTTCGCCGACATGGCCGCGAAGGCGCTCGCCGCCCCCGACTCCTTCGTGGACGAGGGCGCCGAGGCCGGGGCCGCACTGCCGCCGGACCAACTCCTCGCCCACTGGCGCGAGGGCCGCGAACGGCTCCACCGCGCGCTGCGCTCCGCACCGCCCGGCGCGCGTTTCCCCTGGTACGGGCCGCCGATGAGCGCGCCGTCGATGGCGACCGCGCGCCTGATGGAGACCTGGGCGCACGGCCAGGACATCGCGGACGCGCTCGGCGTACGGCGCGAGCCGACCGCGCGGCTGCGTCATGTGGCGTGGATCGGCGTACGGGCCCGCGACTACGCCTACCTCGTCCGCGGCGAACAGCCGCCCGCCGCCCCCTTCCGCGTCGAACTCACCGGACCCGAAGGCCAGTTGTGGACCTACGGCCCCGAGGACGCCGACCAGCGCGTCACCGGGCCCGCCCTGGACTTCTGCCTGCTCGTGACACAGCGCGCCCACCGCGCCGACCTGGACGTACGGGCCGAGGGTCCGGACGCCGGCCGATGGCTGGACATCGCGCAGGCGTTCGCGGGCCCGGCCGGTCCCGGCCGCCCGCCGAAGGGGGCCTGA